A region of the Longimicrobiales bacterium genome:
TCGACATCGACGACGTCGTGCTCGGCTACGGTCACACCAACGGAACCGACGAGCTGCGCAGCCGGATCGCGGCGCTGTACCCGGGTGCCTCCCCTGACGACGTCGCAATCGCGAACGGGAGTGCAGAGGCCAACTTCGCCGCCACGTGGCGGTTCGCCGAGCCGGGCGCGACGATCGCCGTCGTGGTGCCGACGTACATGCAGACACCCGGCGTCGCGCACGCCTTCGGAGCACGCGTCGTGCGAATCCCGCTGCGCCCGGAACTCGGCTGGCAGCCCGATGGCGACGAGGTGCGTCGCCTGACGCAGGATGGCGTGCAGGCGATCGTCATCACCAACCCGTGCAATCCGACCGGCACGGCGCTGAGCGACGAGTCCCGCCGCATATTCATCGAGGCCGCAGCCGCCCACGACGCCTGGATCATCGCCGACGAGGTGTACGCCGGCGCCGAGCTGGACGGCACGCAGACCCCCAGCTTCTTCGGCAGCTACCCGCGCGTCATCGCGACCGGCTCGCTGTCCAAGGCGTACGGGCTCCCGGGTCTCCGGATCGGCTGGGCCGTCTCGACGCCGGAGATGACGGAGCAGCTCTGGGCACGGCGCGACTACCTGACGATCGCACCCGCGACCCCCAGCGACCGGCTTGCCACAC
Encoded here:
- a CDS encoding aminotransferase class I/II-fold pyridoxal phosphate-dependent enzyme; translation: MNRFHPFALERWQSTYENSVEFNLSESGVHPLTIGELRALAGDVDIDDVVLGYGHTNGTDELRSRIAALYPGASPDDVAIANGSAEANFAATWRFAEPGATIAVVVPTYMQTPGVAHAFGARVVRIPLRPELGWQPDGDEVRRLTQDGVQAIVITNPCNPTGTALSDESRRIFIEAAAAHDAWIIADEVYAGAELDGTQTPSFFGSYPRVIATGSLSKAYGLPGLRIGWAVSTPEMTEQLWARRDYLTIAPATPSDRLATLALQPAIRAHLLDRTRRHIRDGITVLEAWLEEQQLFTWQRPAAGAICLASLREPVDTSQLAERLRVEQSVLVVPGEQFGVPHALRFGFGAPAATLRTALGRVAVTLRDVHRGMDADVAVTG